From Notolabrus celidotus isolate fNotCel1 unplaced genomic scaffold, fNotCel1.pri scaffold_289_arrow_ctg1, whole genome shotgun sequence:
TTCCTTCATCTACCTCCCCTCCCCGCCTCCTCACCTCTCAGCCTGATCCCCGAGTGATCCGATGAAGATGGCGAAGGCGTTGACCtcggggtcagaggtcaggaccTGGGCGAAGCGTTCGGGTCGGATGCCGTAGCGCTCCAGGTTGGCGTCGCTGAGCACCACCACGAAGTGCTCGTCGGCCTCCTCTCGCGCCAGCTCCTTGATGCTGGCGTCGGTGCCCTCCAGAGTGTAGTCGCCGCTCATGCAGAACTGAGAGTGAGCGTGCATCGTCTGcagagaagaggggaggaggagaggaaggcatTTTGAAGGTCATTAACCTGACTGTTTTGAAAGATGGATGTTCTTTGTGGGTAGATTGTGGATTTGTGGGTTTTCTTCAGTATAATCCTGTTTTCTGTATATCCATGCAGACGTCTGAGAGGAAGAAGGTCTGTCCGA
This genomic window contains:
- the LOC117809448 gene encoding von Willebrand factor A domain-containing protein 8-like, translated to MGHSGDGYDIELVKADKVPKNDKQRLKVLKTMHAHSQFCMSGDYTLEGTDASIKELAREEADEHFVVVLSDANLERYGIRPERFAQVLTSDPEVNAFAIFIGSLGDQAERLQKTLPAGRSFVAMDTKQIPQILQQIFTSTMLSSA